Proteins co-encoded in one Arthrobacter alpinus genomic window:
- a CDS encoding xanthine dehydrogenase family protein molybdopterin-binding subunit codes for MTATTETSGAGPGSSGQGHSEVGTARLRKEDAHLITGRSRFTDNMVLPGMLHLAMVRSPFAHAKITSIDVSAAQASPGVMAVLTGADVAAEQGSLPNAWPVTPDQKAPSHPSIAVEEVAFAGEIVAVVIARSMAAARDAVELVDVDYDELPVVMDLEEAATDAVLAHTSLESNKSATWVFDSGEAGTGTAIDEALAASDVVVERTLYQQRLIPAFMEPRSTVVDPTGEQITMWSATQIPHILRLMLALTLGIPESKVRVIAPDVGGGFGGKLQVTPEEVITLLAARRMGKPCKFTETRSESLQVGHHGRAQVQRLKIGASKDGIVTGLHVDLLADMGAYLGLITSGIPVLGAFMFNSIYKFPAYHFECHNIFTNKAWTDAYRGAGRPEATFAIERMMDELAVELGMDPLELREKNWIKHTEFPFTTVAGLEYDTGNYEAATEKALGLFGYQELRAEQKRRRDAGATVQLGIGISTFTEMCGLAPSRVLGALNYAAGGWEHAQVRVLPTGNVEVVTGSSAHGQGHETAWSQLVADRLGVPFESVEVLHGDTQVSQRGMDTYGSRSLTVGGMAVLAAADKVIEKAKTIAAHMMEASEQDLEFANGSFTVRGTETSTSFGEIAFAAFSAHNLPDGMEPNLDSEATFDPSNFSYPHGTHLAAMEVDIETGEVNVLKYVCVDDIGVVVNPMIVEGQVHGGLAQGIAQALYEEAVYDDAGTLVSGSFVDYLVPSAPDLPHYITARTETPATSNQLGAKGVGEAGTIASTPAIVNGVLDAIRHLGVKDIKMPCTPARVWHALQEAKTTGGVQ; via the coding sequence ATGACCGCTACAACAGAAACCAGCGGTGCCGGACCGGGAAGTTCCGGACAGGGGCACTCCGAAGTTGGCACCGCCCGCCTCCGTAAGGAGGACGCGCACCTCATCACGGGGCGCTCGCGTTTCACAGACAATATGGTGCTGCCGGGTATGTTGCATCTGGCCATGGTGCGCAGCCCCTTTGCGCACGCAAAGATCACCTCCATTGATGTCTCGGCAGCACAGGCTTCGCCGGGGGTCATGGCCGTGCTGACCGGAGCCGATGTAGCGGCTGAGCAGGGTTCCCTGCCCAACGCCTGGCCCGTCACCCCGGATCAGAAGGCGCCCAGCCATCCGTCCATCGCCGTGGAGGAGGTAGCCTTCGCCGGAGAGATTGTGGCGGTGGTGATCGCCCGCAGTATGGCCGCCGCCCGGGACGCCGTCGAACTTGTGGATGTTGATTACGATGAGCTGCCGGTGGTTATGGACCTAGAGGAAGCCGCAACGGATGCGGTGCTGGCGCACACTTCACTGGAATCGAACAAATCGGCCACGTGGGTGTTTGATTCGGGCGAGGCCGGTACGGGCACCGCCATTGATGAGGCGTTAGCTGCCTCCGATGTGGTGGTAGAACGGACCCTGTACCAGCAGCGGCTCATTCCGGCGTTCATGGAACCGCGCTCAACGGTGGTGGATCCCACGGGTGAGCAGATCACCATGTGGAGTGCCACGCAGATCCCGCACATTCTCCGGCTCATGTTGGCGTTGACGCTGGGCATTCCCGAAAGCAAGGTGCGGGTCATTGCCCCGGATGTGGGCGGCGGATTTGGTGGAAAGTTGCAGGTCACCCCGGAAGAGGTGATCACGCTTTTGGCGGCCCGGCGCATGGGCAAGCCCTGCAAGTTCACCGAGACGCGCAGCGAGTCCCTGCAGGTGGGCCACCATGGGCGGGCGCAGGTGCAGCGGCTGAAGATCGGTGCCAGCAAGGACGGCATTGTCACGGGTCTGCATGTGGACCTGTTGGCGGATATGGGCGCCTATTTGGGCTTGATCACCTCCGGCATCCCGGTGCTGGGCGCGTTCATGTTCAACTCGATTTACAAGTTCCCTGCCTACCACTTTGAGTGCCACAACATTTTCACCAACAAGGCATGGACGGATGCGTACCGTGGAGCCGGGCGGCCCGAGGCCACGTTCGCCATTGAGCGGATGATGGATGAGCTGGCCGTTGAGTTGGGCATGGACCCGTTGGAGTTGCGGGAGAAGAACTGGATCAAGCACACCGAGTTCCCGTTCACCACGGTGGCAGGGCTCGAATACGACACCGGCAACTATGAAGCGGCCACCGAGAAGGCCTTGGGTTTGTTCGGATACCAGGAACTGCGCGCCGAGCAGAAGCGGCGGCGCGACGCCGGCGCGACCGTCCAGTTGGGCATTGGCATCTCCACCTTCACCGAGATGTGTGGACTGGCTCCGTCCCGGGTGCTCGGTGCACTGAACTATGCGGCCGGCGGCTGGGAACACGCCCAGGTGCGGGTGCTGCCCACCGGCAACGTGGAAGTCGTCACCGGATCTTCGGCCCACGGGCAGGGCCACGAAACAGCATGGAGCCAGCTTGTGGCTGACAGGCTGGGCGTGCCGTTTGAGAGCGTTGAGGTGCTGCACGGCGACACGCAGGTGTCCCAACGTGGCATGGACACTTACGGCTCCCGCTCATTGACGGTAGGTGGCATGGCCGTGCTGGCCGCCGCGGACAAGGTCATTGAGAAGGCCAAGACCATTGCAGCCCACATGATGGAGGCCAGCGAGCAGGATCTCGAGTTCGCTAACGGTTCCTTCACCGTCAGGGGCACGGAGACATCCACGTCCTTCGGTGAGATTGCCTTCGCCGCGTTCTCCGCCCACAACCTGCCCGATGGCATGGAGCCCAATCTGGACTCAGAGGCCACCTTCGATCCCAGCAACTTCTCCTACCCGCACGGCACTCACCTGGCGGCCATGGAGGTTGACATCGAAACAGGAGAGGTCAACGTGCTCAAGTATGTGTGCGTGGATGACATTGGAGTGGTGGTGAACCCCATGATCGTTGAGGGCCAGGTCCACGGAGGCCTGGCTCAGGGAATCGCACAGGCACTGTACGAGGAAGCCGTCTATGACGATGCCGGCACCTTGGTCTCAGGTTCGTTCGTTGACTACCTGGTCCCGAGCGCCCCTGATTTGCCGCACTACATCACGGCCAGGACAGAAACGCCGGCCACCAGCAACCAACTCGGCGCCAAGGGTGTGGGCGAGGCAGGAACCATCGCCTCCACCCCGGCCATCGTCAACGGGGTGCTGGACGCCATCCGGCACCTCGGCGTGAAAGACATCAAGATGCCGTGCACGCCAGCCCGTGTGTGGCATGCCCTGCAGGAAGCCAAGACCACCGGAGGTGTGCAATGA
- a CDS encoding RNA polymerase sigma factor: MSAQEARAAAERTARASYGRLLALLAASTGDLAQAEDALSAAFEQALISWPSDGVPANPEAWLLTVARNRQRDSWKSAYNRAFAPLDTTGELGRDAMAADVVEVDVDAIADKRLELLFVCTHPAIDPAVRTPLMLQTVLGFDAARIGAVFNVPATAMAQRLVRAKKRIKEARIPFVVPSRQDMPGRLSAVLEAIYGCYAIAWVGEFLQNGGVGDASDARGVAAADDLRGEAHYLAMTLAQLLENEAEAWGLAALIAFSLARVPGRLEPAEPGRDRRFRPLEEQDTALWDAALIAEGDACLRRAVAVAVPGRFQLEAAIQAVHCARARSGLTDWTALRTLYAALVAVAPSLGAQVALASVIGRVENPEAGLTAMGAIAAGEPAGVRAAVERFQPFHAARAELLARAGRTAEASAEFTAAAFMTHEPAVRHYLVNRAEVG, translated from the coding sequence GTGAGCGCACAGGAAGCGCGGGCGGCCGCAGAGCGGACGGCCCGGGCCTCCTATGGCCGTTTGCTTGCGTTGCTGGCAGCCTCGACGGGCGACCTCGCGCAGGCCGAGGATGCGCTGTCCGCCGCGTTTGAACAGGCGTTGATCTCCTGGCCGTCCGACGGCGTGCCCGCAAATCCGGAGGCGTGGCTGCTCACGGTTGCCCGCAACCGGCAGCGGGATTCCTGGAAGTCGGCCTACAACCGGGCGTTTGCGCCGTTGGACACAACGGGTGAGCTGGGGCGTGATGCCATGGCCGCTGATGTGGTGGAAGTGGATGTGGATGCAATTGCTGACAAACGGCTGGAACTGCTTTTTGTCTGCACCCACCCGGCCATCGACCCCGCCGTGCGCACGCCGCTCATGCTGCAAACGGTCCTAGGTTTTGATGCAGCCCGCATCGGAGCCGTGTTCAATGTCCCAGCGACGGCCATGGCCCAGCGCCTGGTCCGGGCCAAGAAACGCATTAAAGAGGCCCGCATCCCCTTCGTGGTTCCATCCCGTCAGGACATGCCCGGCCGGCTGTCCGCGGTACTTGAGGCCATCTACGGCTGCTACGCGATTGCCTGGGTGGGCGAATTCTTGCAGAACGGTGGCGTAGGAGACGCCAGTGATGCACGCGGCGTAGCTGCGGCAGACGACTTGCGGGGTGAGGCCCACTACCTCGCGATGACGCTTGCCCAGCTGCTGGAAAACGAAGCGGAAGCATGGGGACTGGCCGCGCTGATCGCCTTCTCCTTAGCAAGGGTGCCGGGACGTCTTGAGCCAGCTGAACCGGGGCGGGACCGGAGATTTCGCCCGCTCGAGGAGCAGGACACCGCGCTGTGGGATGCCGCCCTTATCGCAGAGGGTGATGCGTGTTTGCGGCGGGCCGTAGCCGTCGCTGTGCCGGGGCGCTTCCAGCTCGAGGCGGCCATCCAGGCCGTCCATTGCGCCCGGGCCCGTTCAGGGCTGACGGACTGGACTGCGTTGCGCACCCTCTATGCGGCACTTGTGGCCGTGGCACCCAGTCTGGGTGCGCAGGTGGCCCTGGCCTCCGTGATCGGACGGGTAGAGAATCCGGAGGCGGGGCTCACGGCGATGGGCGCCATAGCTGCCGGTGAACCCGCCGGGGTGCGTGCCGCCGTCGAACGTTTCCAGCCGTTCCATGCCGCCCGGGCCGAGCTGCTGGCTCGAGCAGGTCGCACGGCCGAAGCCTCAGCGGAGTTTACGGCCGCCGCTTTCATGACGCATGAGCCCGCGGTACGGCACTACCTAGTAAACCGCGCGGAAGTCGGCTGA
- a CDS encoding FAD binding domain-containing protein codes for MIPSEFDYAAPTTVAEALSLLAAAESAGEDVKVLAGGQSLIPVMKLRLADPSMVVDLGRIPSLSGITDDGGTLSIGAMTPHHTVATDPLIASFVPLLAQAAATVADPQVRHRGTIGGALVHADPAGDMPAPILALDAMFNLSGPSGQRSVAAADFFQGYFTTAVQEGEILTSITVPKYTGWGSHYEKFTRVAQQWSIVAVAALVQVEGGMIAQARLGLTNMASTPLRASATESALAGCAVEVGAIAAACANAADGTEPASDLNGDAAYRRHLVTVLAKRAVLAAVGLSEERG; via the coding sequence ATGATTCCCAGCGAATTTGATTACGCCGCGCCCACCACGGTTGCGGAGGCGCTTTCGCTCCTGGCCGCAGCAGAGTCTGCCGGTGAGGACGTCAAGGTGCTCGCCGGTGGCCAAAGCCTGATCCCCGTCATGAAGCTGCGCCTGGCCGATCCTTCCATGGTGGTGGACTTGGGGCGGATTCCTTCACTGTCCGGCATCACGGACGACGGCGGGACCCTCAGCATAGGGGCCATGACCCCGCACCACACGGTGGCAACAGATCCTCTGATTGCCTCCTTTGTGCCGTTGTTGGCTCAGGCCGCCGCCACAGTCGCTGATCCTCAGGTCAGGCACCGTGGGACCATTGGCGGTGCCCTGGTCCATGCGGATCCGGCCGGTGACATGCCTGCCCCGATCCTTGCTCTGGACGCTATGTTCAACCTAAGCGGCCCATCCGGTCAGCGTTCGGTGGCCGCGGCCGATTTCTTCCAGGGCTACTTCACCACGGCTGTGCAAGAAGGCGAGATTCTCACCAGCATTACGGTGCCCAAGTACACCGGGTGGGGCTCACACTATGAGAAGTTCACCCGGGTGGCCCAGCAATGGTCCATTGTTGCTGTGGCCGCCCTTGTTCAGGTGGAAGGTGGCATGATTGCCCAGGCCCGGTTGGGACTGACCAACATGGCCAGCACTCCCCTGCGAGCCTCAGCAACCGAGTCTGCGCTCGCAGGCTGTGCCGTGGAGGTGGGCGCCATTGCGGCAGCCTGTGCCAACGCCGCGGATGGAACGGAACCGGCCAGTGACCTGAACGGGGATGCCGCCTACCGGCGCCACCTCGTAACGGTGCTGGCCAAGCGTGCGGTGCTGGCCGCCGTCGGACTTTCAGAGGAAAGGGGCTAG
- a CDS encoding SRPBCC family protein — MLSRGHPDGVDGDTFTGTVKIKLGPIAMLYTGTGRFLSRDEATHTVVIEAQGKDKRGNGTAGATVTAALAASGDGTTVDVSTDMNVTGKPAQFGRGVIQDISDKLLEQFVQCVIRKAEGSPEPEEVPAPVAATAASAAPATATAPPDIGTPPAPAARHDAPPVQAIPAPAAPELDLGSAVLPVLAKRFGPAVLGVLAVLAVIVWCSRGRKR; from the coding sequence GTGCTTTCCAGGGGCCACCCTGACGGGGTGGACGGGGACACCTTCACCGGCACGGTCAAGATCAAGTTGGGGCCCATCGCCATGCTCTACACGGGTACGGGGCGTTTCCTCTCGCGCGATGAGGCCACTCACACGGTTGTCATCGAGGCACAAGGGAAGGACAAACGCGGCAACGGCACGGCAGGTGCCACCGTCACGGCAGCGTTGGCTGCCAGCGGCGACGGCACCACTGTGGATGTTTCAACCGATATGAACGTCACGGGCAAGCCGGCGCAATTTGGCAGAGGCGTCATCCAGGACATCTCGGACAAGCTGCTGGAACAGTTTGTGCAGTGCGTGATCCGCAAGGCGGAAGGCTCGCCCGAGCCAGAAGAAGTACCTGCACCCGTAGCTGCCACTGCGGCTTCTGCGGCGCCTGCCACTGCGACTGCTCCACCAGATATCGGTACCCCGCCAGCGCCAGCGGCACGCCATGACGCGCCTCCCGTGCAGGCTATTCCGGCACCGGCAGCCCCGGAACTAGATCTAGGTTCGGCAGTGCTGCCGGTGCTGGCCAAGCGTTTTGGTCCGGCAGTTCTGGGTGTGCTCGCGGTCCTGGCCGTCATCGTCTGGTGCAGCAGGGGCCGCAAACGCTGA
- a CDS encoding YciI family protein, translating into MRYSLLLHYPEMDAASLSEEAMAEGQRAFASYAATLHQAGVLLGAEILQPSSNTTTLTLADGVLHVQDGPFADTKEQLGGTFVIEVPDLDAAIEWGRQAPSIAWGSVEVRPGALFTVDGAWRPNT; encoded by the coding sequence ATGCGATACTCACTGCTTTTGCACTACCCGGAGATGGACGCGGCGTCACTCAGCGAGGAAGCCATGGCGGAGGGGCAGCGCGCCTTCGCCAGCTACGCGGCCACACTGCACCAGGCCGGTGTGCTTCTCGGCGCCGAGATCCTCCAACCGTCGTCCAACACCACCACGCTCACCTTGGCCGACGGCGTGCTGCACGTCCAGGACGGTCCGTTTGCTGACACCAAGGAGCAGCTGGGCGGCACCTTTGTGATCGAGGTCCCGGACCTCGATGCGGCCATCGAATGGGGCCGGCAGGCCCCCTCCATAGCGTGGGGATCCGTTGAAGTGCGTCCCGGTGCCTTGTTCACGGTCGACGGCGCCTGGCGGCCGAATACGTGA